From Coffea arabica cultivar ET-39 chromosome 9c, Coffea Arabica ET-39 HiFi, whole genome shotgun sequence, one genomic window encodes:
- the LOC113708467 gene encoding subtilisin-like protease SBT5.6 yields MEKYLAVLCFLFISLHMKAVCEERQVYIVYLGEHSGNRNFEEIEEHHRSFLHSVKGSKQEAETCLIHSYKHIINGFSAFLTPEEASTVSEMDGVISVFRSQTRRLRLQTTRSWDFTNLLEANGDLSRVNGEKLLQRASYGKDVIVGVFDSGIWPESRSFNDEGMEPVPKSWKGTCQQGIAFNSSHCNRKIIGARYYLKHYEAEHGPVKEKMEFRSPRDKNGHGTHTASTIGGRRVPNASSLGGFANGTASGGAPLVRLAIYKICWQPDPLDEVLCPEGDTLAAFDDAIKDGVHVISLSIGGNTSSPYAEDGTAIGSLHALKRDIIVVCSAGNSGPTPSSVSNVAPWLISVGASSIDRIFQSTIVLGNGLIVQGRTVTPFRKTKKYPLVYAVDVEIPGKTTNLTTGGCFPGTLSKKLVKGKVVFCWVGYIYQALEVRRAGGVAAIFGNPYGGKGVVESPFLLPGTTVLQNDRATIVSYILNNENPTATLFPGRTIIGTGPAPFMAPFTALGPNGIEPNVLKPDITAPGLNILAAWTEASPPTQLLQDHRVVKYNIASGTSMSCPHVSAVAALLKAIHPDWSSAAIRSSLMTTARRVNNVQIPITDAAGNIATPFHYGAGHFQPSKAADPGLVYDASYTDYLLFLCSSGTAFLDPSFKCPRHVPPPSDLNYPSLAIAKLNGNMTVSRTVTNVGTGNSTYTVSIVPPPGYTVKILPTKLYFSKTGEKQSFSITVKVAASIKETKFEFGWYAWSDGAGHVVRSPIVVSAA; encoded by the exons atGGAGAAATATTTGGCTGTTTTATGCTTTCTTTTCATTAGTCTTCATATGAAAGCCGTATgtgaagaacggcag GTGTATATAGTGTACCTTGGAGAGCACAGTGGGAACAGAAACTTTGAAGAAATAGAGGAACACCATCGCTCATTTCTACATTCTGTTAAGGGTTCAAAACAAGAAGCTGAGACATGTCTTATTCACAGCTACAAACACATAATCAATGGCTTCTCGGCATTCCTTACACCAGAAGAAGCCTCCACGGTATCAG aaatggatggagTGATTTCGGTTTTCCGTAGCCAAACAAGAAGATTGCGGCTACAAACTACAAGATCGTGGGATTTCACCAATTTACTCGAAGCAAATGGTGACTTAAGTCGTGTGAATGGAGAAAAATTACTTCAGAGAGCTAGCTATGGCAAAGATGTTATCGTTGGAGTCTTTGACAGCG GTATATGGCCGGAGTCTCGAAGTTTCAACGATGAAGGGATGGAACCTGTTCCAAAATCTTGGAAAGGTACTTGTCAACAAGGGATTGCCTTTAACTCTTCCCATTGCAATAG GAAAATAATTGGGGCTCGATACTACCTAAAGCATTATGAGGCTGAACATggccctgttaaggaaaaaatGGAATTCCGTTCACCTAGAGACAAAAATGGTCATGGAACTCATACAGCATCAACTATCGGAGGACGAAGAGTTCCTAATGCTTCTTCCTTGGGTGGATTCGCCAATGGTACTGCCTCTGGTGGCGCTCCTCTTGTTCGCCTAGCCATCTATAAAATCTGTTGGCAACCTGATCCTCTAGATGAAGTACTATGCCCGGAAGGTGATACGCTTGCTGCCTTCGACGATGCCATCAAGGATGGTGTTCATGTTATTAGCCTCTCTATTGGTGGCAACACTAGCTCTCCGTATGCTGAAGATGGCACTGCAATTGGATCATTGCATGCCCTGAAGAGAGATATCATCGTGGTTTGTAGTGCTGGTAATTCGGGGCCAACTCCATCATCTGTGTCAAATGTAGCTCCATGGCTCATCTCAGTTGGTGCTAGTAGCATTGATCGAATATTTCAATCAACAATTGTGCTGGGAAATGGCCTGATTGTTCAG GGGCGTACAGTAACGCCATTTAGGAAGACCAAGAAGTATCCTTTGGTGTATGCTGTTGATGTGGAAATCCCGGGCAAAACCACCAATCTGACTACCGG GGGGTGCTTTCCTGGTACGCTTTCCAAAAAGCTTGTCAAAGGCAAAGTTGTTTTCTGCTGGGTAGGATACATTTATCAGGCATTGGAAGTAAGAAGAGCAGGGGGAGTGGCTGCCATTTTTGGCAACCCTTACGGCGGAAAAGGAGTAGTTGAAAGCCCTTTCCTACTCCCTGGAACAACTGTGCTTCAGAATGATAGAGCAACAATAGTGAGTTATATATTGAATAATGAAAATCCAACAGCAACACTTTTCCCAGGAAGAACTATTATTGGTACTGGACCAGCACCATTTATGGCTCCTTTCACAGCACTAGGTCCAAATGGAATTGAACCAAATGTTCTCAAG CCAGATATCACTGCTCCAGGACTAAACATATTGGCCGCGTGGACTGAGGCATCGCCTCCAACTCAGCTTCTTCAAGATCATCGAGTTGTCAAGTATAACATTGCATCAGGAACTTCTATGTCTTGCCCACATGTTTCTGCCGTAGCTGCATTGCTAAAGGCTATACATCCTGATTGGAGTAGTGCTGCAATAAGATCTTCTCTAATGACCACAG CAAGAAGGGTCAACAATGTACAGATACCAATAACAGATGCAGCTGGAAATATAGCAACTCCTTTTCACTACGGGGCTGGCCATTTTCAACCATCAAAAGCAGCAGATCCtggacttgtttatgatgcaagttaCACTGATTACCTTCTCTTCCTTTGTAGTAGTGGCACAGCTTTTCTCGATCCATCATTCAAATGTCCAAGGCATGTACCTCCTCCCAGTGATCTTAATTACCCTTCACTTGCAATAGCAAAACTCAATGGCAACATGACTGTGAGTAGAACTGTCACAAATGTTGGTACGGGTAACAGTACATACACAGTAAGCATTGTACCACCCCCGGGCTATACTGTTAAAATCCTTCCAACAAAACTCTACTTTAGTAAAACAGGGGAAAAACAAAGCTTCAGTATTACAGTAAAAGTTGCTGCAAGTATAAAGGAGACaaagtttgaatttggatggtATGCATGGAGTGATGGAGCTGGTCATGTTGTTAGAAGTCCTATTGTAGTATCAGCAGCATga
- the LOC113708466 gene encoding uncharacterized protein has product MLKKELSKRHIFGKVAAYTYIIEFQKRGLPHAHFLIILKQGSKMYSPQAYDRIVCAELPNCHHQPYLHSLVVKHMMHGPCGVMNPKCPCMRKNIGCKDKYPKEFNESTRHSSNSYPIYKRSDDKKTVKVRGHHLDNRWVVPYNPYLLSKFNCHLNVEVCSTVRAVKYIYKYIYKGHDKILYQLNKTQVDHSFDEIKSFVAARWISAPEAMWRIFAFDLNEIHPSVTLLQVHLENKHPLAFPENRPLESLLQNPTSSTTMLTEFFAMNRQDDHAKSLNCLYAEFPEHFVWNRTTKQWDHRKNKQVIGRLAPTHPSKGERYYLRMLLMHIRKPTSFHALKTIDGITYATFQQAADKLGLLQSDDAAELCLQEATLYQMPSSLRHLFAALLAYCTPTNPEKIWLKYQDSLSEDIHQDKSIDQANVEKIVLQIIHNYLQSMGKSLKDYGFSSFVPQRNIKQLIAKEIESEKSIPVLDVDLAALHQLNGDQRIAYDRIMNAVLNKKSEAFFVDGPGGTGKTFLYKTLLATIRSKGWIALATATSGVAASILPGGRTAHSRFKIPLYDDDAATCNVGKQSAIAHLIQNARLIIWEEASMAKRKSIEKFNEMLQDLMQTNLAFGGKIIVFGGDFRQTLPVVSKGHKQDIINASFVNSPLWRQLTKLRLQQNMRARKDPDFCTFLLNIGNGTQQINSSGEVDIPASMNIPFIDDDSSLETLINVVFPSMESFSINPAAVVNRAILMTRNDFVHEINDRLIEKFPGKKKTYLSFDQPIDSRDQRDTQDFLNSLTPKGMPPHELKLKRNCPIMLIRNINPTEGLSNGT; this is encoded by the coding sequence ATGTTGAAAAAGGAGCTATCGAAGAGGCATATTTTTGGAAAGGTTGCAGCATATACGTATATTATTGAATTCCAAAAACGAGGCCTTCCACACGCTCATTTTCTTATCATTCTTAAACAAGGAAGCAAGATGTACTCCCCTCAAGCATATGATCGAATTGTGTGTGCTGAACTTCCTAATTGTCATCATCAGCCATATTTACATAGTCTTGTCGTGAAGCATATGATGCATGGACCATGTGGAGTAATGAATCCAAAATGTCCATGTATGAGAAAAAATATAGGTTGCAAGGACAAGTATCCGAAAGAATTCAATGAATCCACACGTCACAGTAGCAACTCATATCCTATATACAAACGTTCCGACGACAAGAAAACAGTCAAAGTTCGTGGTCATCATCTAGATAACAGGTGGGTAGTCCCCTATAATCCTTATCTATTATCAAAGTTTAACTGTCATCTTAATGTAGAAGTTTGCTCAACTGTTCGAGCTGTAAAGTATatttacaaatatatatataaaggtcATGACAAAATCTTGTATCAGCTCAATAAAACTCAGGTTGATCACTCatttgatgaaattaaaagcTTTGTAGCTGCTAGATGGATATCTGCTCCTGAAGCTATGTGGCGCATATTTGCATTTGATCTGAATGAAATACATCCATCAGTGACTTTGCTTCAAGTACATCTTGAAAATAAACACCCTTTAGCATTTCCTGAAAATAGGCCACTTGAAAGTCTATTGCAAAATCCTACTTCTTCAACAACAATGTTAACCGAATTTTTTGCAATGAACAGGCAGGATGATCATGCAAAGTCTTTAAACTGTTTGTATGCAGAATTTCCAGAACATTTCGTTTGGAACAGGACAACGAAGCAATGGGATCATCGAAAAAACAAACAAGTTATTGGCAGGTTAGCTCCTACTCACCCATCTAAGGGAGAACGCTACTATTTACGCATGTTATTAATGCATATCCGGAAACCAACCTCTTTCCATGCATTGAAAACAATCGATGGGATTACATATGCTACATTTCAACAAGCAGCAGATAAACTTGGTTTGCTACAATCAGATGACGCTGCTGAATTGTGCCTTCAGGAAGCCACTCTATATCAAATGCCATCTTCCTTAAGACATCTATTTGCTGCCCTTTTAGCTTACTGCACACCTACAAATCCAGAAAAAATATGGCTCAAGTATCAAGATTCCTTGTCTGAGGATATTCATCAAGATAAATCTATTGACCAAGCTAATGTTGAAAAGATAGTCTTACAGATTATTCACAATTACTTACAATCTATGGGAAAATCCTTGAAAGATTACGGATTCAGCAGCTTTGTTCCGCAAAGAAATATCAAACAACTCATCGCGAAAGAGATAGAAAGTGAAAAGAGCATTCCTGTCTTAGATGTTGATCTTGCTGCATTGCATCAGCTAAACGGTGACCAGAGAATAGCCTACGACAGAATTATGAATGCAGTATTAAACAAAAAATCAGAAGCTTTTTTTGTTGATGGCCCTGGAGGTACCGGTAAGACTTTTCTATACAAGACTCTGCTTGCAACAATCAGATCAAAAGGTTGGATTGCCCTTGCTACTGCAACATCTGGTGTGGCAGCATCTATCTTACCTGGAGGTCGAACTGCCCACTCCAGATTTAAAATTCCTTTATACgatgatgatgctgcaacttgcAATGTTGGAAAACAAAGTGCCATTGCACATCTTATTCAGAATGCACGGTTGATCATTTGGGAAGAAGCTTCTATGGCAAAGCGAAAATCAATTGAAAAATTCAATGAGATGCTGCAGGATCTGATGCAAACAAATTTAGCATTTGGTGGAAAAATTATTGTCTTCGGTGGTGATTTCCGTCAGACTCTACCAGTGGTGTCAAAAGGCCACAAGCAAGATATCATCAATGCAAGTTTTGTTAACTCTCCTCTTTGGCGACAACTGACAAAATTAAGGCTTCAACAAAACATGAGAGCACGCAAAGATCCTGATTTTTGCACATTCCTTCTCAATATTGGCAATGGAACTCAACAAATCAACAGTTCTGGTGAGGTTGATATACCAGCATCAATGAACATAccattcattgatgatgattCGTCGCTCGAAACACTTATAAATGTAGTTTTTCCTAGCATGGAAAGCTTCAGTATAAATCCAGCTGCAGTTGTTAATCGAGCAATCTTGATGACGCGTAATGATTTTGTTCATGAGATCAATGACAGATTGATTGAAAAATTTCCAGGGAAGAAAAAAACATATCTCAGTTTTGATCAACCTATTGATTCTCGAGACCAAAGAGATACTCAAGATTTTCTGAATTCATTAACACCAAAAGGGATGCCTCCGCACGAGCTCAAGCTGAAAAGGAATTGTCCTATAATGCTGATCAGAAACATAAATCCAACAGAAGGCTTATCGAATGGCACTTGA